The genomic stretch CGGGCCTGGGCGGAGGAGGGGGCGGGAGAGGGGGCCCTGGTCCTGGCCGAGGTCCAGGAAAGGGGCCGGGGAAGGCAGGGAAGGCCCTGGGAAAGCCGCCCAGGGGAAAGCCTCACCTTTTCCCTGCTCCTGCGCCCGGCCCTGCCCCTTTCCACCCTGGGGCTTCTCCCCCTTGTGGCCGGCTTGGCCCTTTGGCGGGCGGTGGGGGTGGGGGGGCTTAAGTGGCCCAACGACCTCCTCGCCCCCGATGGCAGGAAGCTGGCCGGGGTGCTCCTCGAGGCCAAGGCGGAGGGAGAGGAGGTAGCCTACGTCCTTTTGGGCGTGGGGGTGAACGTGGAATGGGCCCCCGAGGGGGCCGCCGCCTTAAAGGAGTTCTCCCAGGCTTCCCGACGGGAGGTGCTTTCGGGCTTCCTTCTCCACCTGGAAAACCTCCTCCCCCTCCTGGAGAACCCGGAGGCCCTGCTGGCCCTTTACCGAAAGGCCTCCTACACCCTGGGCCAGAGGGTGCGGGTCCAGACCGCAAGGGGCCTGGTGGAAGGCGTGGCGGAGGACGTGCTCCCCGATGGAAGCCTCCTGGTGGGAGGGGTAAAGGTGGGGGCCGGGGATGTGGCCCTCCTGGGCTTTCCCCCTTGAGTATCCTAGGCTTAGATTTCCCTAAATGGCTGTGCTAGGATAGGGTCAGGTATGTTCGCCCGCATCTTCACCAAGGAGGAGGCCGACGCCCTGCTTCCTGAAATCCGGCGGATCCTGGGCCAGATGCGCCAAAACCGCAAGGAGCTCCAGGAAGCCCAGGCCCGGCTTCCCGAGGCCCGGGGGCTGGAGCGCAGGAACCTGGAGGAGGAGGTGCGCTTCCTCCTGGGCTCCTTGGAAGCGGACGCCCGCTACCTGGCCTCCTTGGGCGTCTTCCTCAAGGACCTGGACCGGGGCCTGGTGGACTTCCCCGCCCGGATTGGGGGCGAGGTGGTGTTTCTGTGCTGGCAGGAAGGCGAGCCCGAGGTGGCCCACTACCACCCCTTGGCCGGGGGTTTCGCCCAGCGCAGGCCCCTACAGGAGGCCTCCTTGCCCCCTACCCCCTCCCACCCCGGCGAAACTCGGCCAGGCGCCTAAGGTCTTCCTGGACCAGCTCGTCCCGGCCCGCCAGGGACTCCAGGTGGTGCCTTAGCTCGTGGAGAAGGGTTTCCCAGACCTCCCCTTCCCAGTCAAACCCCGGCCCCGCCACCTTCCGGAAGGAGCCGTAGTAGAGGGCGATATGCCGCCCAAGCCCTTCAAAACCGCGGAAGGCGGAAGGGGGGCCCGGGTCCAGGTACTCCCCCAGCCGCCAGACTCCCCTTAGCCCCAGCTCCGGCTTGGCCTGGGGAAGGACGTGCACCCCTTGAAGCCCCCGCTTGAAGGCCTCGGGGATCTCCGCCCAAAGCCTTTCCACCAGCGCCACAAAGGCCTCGTAGGTCATGGCCGGTGATAGGGATGCCCCGCCCTTAAGGTGAAGAGGCGGTAAAGCTGTTCCATGAGGATCAGAAGGGCCAGCTCGTGCTGCAGGGTGAGGGGGGAGAGGGAAAGGAGGAGGTCGGCCCGCTCCCGTACCCCTTCCGGATAGCCCTCGGCACCCCCCACCAGAAAGGCCACCCGCTCTCCCTCAAAGCGCCTCAGTTCCTCCAAAAGCCCCTCCGTGGTGAAAAGCTTACCCCTCTCGTCCAGGACCACCTTGCGGTAGCCCTCCGCCCTGGGGAGCAGCTCCCGGGCCTCCTTGACGAAGTGGACCTCGAGGGGAGCATACTTTTGGATGCGGTGCGCATACTCTTCCACCCCCAGCCGGGCGTAGGCCAGCCTGGGTTTGCCCACCGCCACCACCCTAAGCCGCACGCCTTCATCCTAAGGCCAGGGTATACTCAAAGGCGAAGGGAAAGTGGGACCTCACCCACCCCAAAAAGGAGCCTTAGGCCCTTACCCAGGGCAGGCTCCAGGAGCGCCAAAAGCGCTGGAAAAGGAGGGTTTATGGTAAAGGATACCCACCGGTTTCAGCCCTTCACCCCCGAGCCCATAAGGCTCATGGGGGAAAAGGGGGAGTGGCTGGGGGATTTCCCCTTGGACTTGGACGAGGATAGGCTACGCCGCCTCTACCGGGACATGCTGGCGGCCCGGATGCTGGACGAGCGCTACACCATCCTCATCCGCACCGGCAAGACCAGCTTTATCGCCCCCGCCGCCGGGCACGAGGCCGCCCAGGTGGCCATCGCCCACGCCATCCGGAAGGGCTTTGACTGGGTCTTCCCCTACTACCGGGACCACGGCCTGGCCCTGGCCTTGGGCCTGCCCCTGAAGGAGATCTTCGGCCAGATGCTGGCCACCCGGGCTGACCCCAACAAGGGCCGCCAGATGCCGGAACATCCGGGCTCCAAGGCCCTCAACTACTTCACCGTGGCCAGCCCCATTGCCTCCCACGTGCCCCCCGCCGCCGGAGCGGCCATCAGCATGAAGCTCCTAGGCACGGGCCAGGTGGCCGTATGCACCTTCGGGGACGGGGCCACCAGCGAGGGGGACTGGTATGCGGGCATCAACTTCGCCGCCGTGCAGGGGGCCCCCGCCGTCTTCATCGCCGAAAACAACTTTTACGCCATCAGCGTGGACTATGGCCGCCAGACCCATAGCCCCACCATCGCCGACAAGGCCCATGCCTTTGGCATTCCCGGATATTTGGTGGATGGCATGGACGTTCTGGCCGCCTACTACGTGGTCAAGGAGGCGGTGGAGCGGGCCCGCATGGGGGAAGGCCCCAGCCTGGTGGAGCTCAGGGTCTACCGCTACGGCCCCCACTCCTCCGCGGACGACGACAGCCGCTACCGCCCCCGGGAGGAGGTGGAGGCCTGGCGGAAGCGGGACCCCATCCTGCGCTTCCGGCGCTTCCTGGAGGAGCGGGGCCTTTGGAACCTGGAGTGGGAGGAGGAACTCAAAGAGGCCATCCGCGCCGAGCAGGAAAAGGCCCTGAAGGAGGCGGAGGAGGCGGGACCGGTACCGCCGGAATGGATGTTTGCGGACGTCTTCTCGGAAAAGCCCTGGCACCTAAGGCGCCAGGAGGCCCTCCTCAGGGAGGAGCTCTAAGGAGGTCCCCATGGCCCTCATGACCATGGTGCAGGCCCTGAACCGGGCCCTGGATGAGGAGATGGCCTTGGACCCCAAGGTGGTGGTCCTGGGGGAGGATGTGGGCAAAAGGGGCGGGGTTTTCCTGGTGACGGAAGGCCTCTTGCAGAAGTACGGCCCCGACCGGGTTATGGATACCCCCCTGTCGGAGGCCGCCATCGTGGGGGCGGCCCTGGGTATGGCCGCCCACGGCTTGAGGCCGGTGGCGGAGATCCAGTTCGCCGACTACATCTTCCCCGGCTTTGACCAGCTGGCAAGCCAGGTGGCCAAGCTCCGTTACCGTTCCGGCGGGCAGTTCACCGCGCCCTTGGTGGTGCGTATGCCCTCTGGGGGTGGGGTCAAGGGTGGGCACCACCACTCGCAAAGCCCCGAGGCCCACTTCGTGCACACCGCTGGGCTCAAGGTGGTGGCGGTTTCCACCCCCTACGACGCCAAGGGCCTCCTAAAGGCGGCCATCCGCGACGAGGACCCCGTGGTCTTCCTGGAGCCCAAGAGGCTTTACCGCTCGGTGAAGGAGGAGGTGCCCGAGGAGGACTACACCTTGCCCATCGGCAAGGCCGCCATCAGGCGGGAGGGGAAGGACCTCACCCTCATCGGCTACGGCACGGTCATGCCCGAGGTGCTCCAGGCGGCGGAGGAGCTGGAGAAGGCGGGGGTTTCCGCCGAGGTTTTGGACCTCCGCACCCTCATGCCCTGGGATTACGAGGCGGTGATGAACTCCGTGGCCAAGACGGGAAGGGCGGTGCTGGTATCCGATGCCCCCCGGCACGCCAGCTTTATAAGCGAGGTGGCGGCCACCCTTGCCGAGGACATCCTGGACATGCTCCTCGCCCCTCCCATCCGGGTCACGGGCTTTGACACCCCCTACCCCTACGCCCAGGACAAGCTGTACCTGCCCACCGTCACCCGCATCCTCAACGCCGCCAAGCGGGCGTTAGACTACTGATTAGAGGAGGGAGTATGCGTTTGAAGGTGGTCCTGGAAAAGAGCGAGGAGGGCGGGTATACCGTCTACGTACCTGCTCTTCCCGGTTGCATTAGTGAGGGGGACACCCTCGAGGAGGCCTTAGCCAACATCCGTGAGGCCATAGCCCTCTATCTGGAGCCGCTAGAGGAAAAGCTCCCGGAGAACGCCGAACTGGCCGAGGTAGAGGTTTGAAGGTTCCCTCCTTGTCCTATAAGCGGGTAGTCAAGGCTTTGGAAAAAGCAGGCTTTCAGGTGGTACGCCAACGGGGAAGCCATATCCGGATGGAAAAGGAAGTAGGGGAAAAGCGGATCATCGTCATCGTACCTGCGCACATCCCCATCAAACGCTCCACTCTAGCCCACATCCTTAAGGATGCCCAGCTTCCCCTCGAGGAGTTTCTAGACCTAATCTAGGAGGCCTATGCCCAAGGAAATCCTCATGCCCGAACTGGCGGAAAGCGTGGTGGAAGGCGAGATCCTGAAGTGGCTGGTGGAGGAAGGAGACTACCTCAAAAAGGACCAGCCCTTCGTGGAGGTGATGACCGACAAGGTCACGGTGGAGCTACCCTCCCCCTATGAGGGGGTGCTCCTGAAGAAGCTGGCCAAGGAGGGGGAGGTGGTCAAGGTCCATGCCCCCATCGCCCTCCTGGCGGAGCCCGGAGAGGTGGTGACGGAAGCGAAGGAAGAGAAAGCCCCGCCGGTGCAGGCCATCGAAGAGCGCTCCATCGTGGAGCCCGGGCTTCCCCCGAAGGAGGAAAAGGAGGACCTCTCCCTCTTCAAGCCGGACACCACCCAGGTGGCGGTGAAGAACCCCTTCCTCGAGGCCCAAGGGGAAGCCCCCAAGGAGGGGCCAGGCCCAGGCCGCATCCTGGCGGTACCCGCCGCCAGGAAGCTGGCCCGGGAACTGGGGATTCCCCTCGAGGCCATCCCGGGCTCGGGCCCCATGGGCCGCATCCGGGTGGAGGACGTGCGGGCCTATGCGGAAAGGCTTAAAGCCCAGGCCGCTCCCCCGCCGGAAGTCCCCAGGGAAGCCCCAGCACCCCTTCCCTCGGGCTTCCCTCCCCCGCCCCGGTACACCCCTCCCAAGGGCTATGAGGGGTTGGAGGAGCGCGTTCCCTTAAGGGGCATCCGCCGCACCATCGCCCAAGGGCTTTGGCAAAGCCACCTCTACACGGTGCGCACCCTGAACGTGGACGAGGCCGACCTCACGGAGCTGGTAGCCCTTAGGGAACGGCTGAAGCCCGAAGCGGAGCGCCAGGGGGTTAAGCTCACCTACCTGCCCTTCATCTTCAAGGCGGTGGTGCGGGCCCTGAAGAAGTTCCCCATGCTAAACGCCAGCCTGGACGAAGAAAGGCAGGAGATCGTCTACAAGCGCTACTACCACCTGGGCCTGGCGGTGGCCACGGAAAGGGGGCTCATCGTACCCGTGGTGCGGGATGCGGACCGCAAAAACATCCTGGAGTTGGCCCAGGAGATCGCCGAGCTTTCCGCCAAGGCCCGGGAAGGAAGGCTCTCCCCCGAGGAGGTCACGGGCTCCACCTTCACCGTCACCAACATCGGCTCGGTGGGGGCCCTCATGAGCTTCCCCATCATCAACGTTCCCGAGGCCGCCATCCTGGGGGTGCATTCCATCCGGAAGCGGCCCTGGGTGATGCCGGATGGCTCCATCCAGGCCCGGGACATCATGTACCTCTCCCTCTCCTTTGACCACCGCCTGGTGGACGGGGCCGAGGCCGCCTCCTTCACCCGGGAGGTGATCCGGCTCTTGGAAAACCCGGACCTGCTCCTTCTGGAAATGTAGGATGGACCCCATGAAGACCTACAACCTCATCGTGATCGGCACCGGGCCCGGCGGCTACCACGCCGCCATCCGGGGGGCGCAACTGGGGCTTAAGGTTCTGGCGGTGGAGGCCGCCGAGGTGGGGGGCGTGTGCCTGAACGTGGGGTGCATTCCCACCAAGGCCCTCCTCCACGCCGCAGAAACCCTTCACCACCTGAAGGCGGCCGAGGGCTTTGGCCTAAAGGCCAAGCCCGAGCTGGACTTTGGGAAACTGGGCGCCTGGCGGGATGGGGTGGTGAAAAAGCTCACCGGAGGGGTGGCCGGGCTCCTCAAGGGCAACAAGGTGGAGCTTTTGCGGGGCTTCGCCCGCTTCAAGGGACCCAAGGAGATCGAGGTAAACGGGGAAACCTACGGGGCCAAAAGCCTCATCCTGGCCACGGGAAGCGAGCCCATGCCCTTAAAGGGTTTCCCCTTTGGCGAGGACGTCTGGGACTCCACCCGGGCCTTACGGGTAGAAGAGGGCATCCCCAGGCGCCTCTTGGTGATCGGGGGCGGGGCGGTGGGGTTGGAACTCGGCCAGATCTACCGCCGCCTAGGCTCGGAGGTCACCCTTATTGAATACATGCCGGAGATCCTCCCCGCAGGCGACAGGGAAACCGCCGCCCTCCTGCGCAAGGCCCTGGAGAAAGAAGGCCTTAGGGTGCGCACGGGCACCAAGGCGGTGGGCTATGAAAAGAAGAAAGATGGCCTCCACGTGCTCCTGGAGCCAGCCCAGGGGGGAAACCAAGAGGAGATCGTGGTGGACAAGATCCTGGTGGCCGTGGGCCGAAAGCCCCGCACCGAGGGCCTAGGCCTGGAAAAGGCCGGGGTGAAGGTGGACGAGCGGGGCTTCATCCAGGTGAACGCCCGCATGGAAACCTCCGCTTTCGGGGTCTACGCCATCGGGGATGTGGCCAGGCCTCCCCTTCTCGCCCACAAGGCCATGCGGGAGGGCCTGGTGGCCGCGGAGAATGCCGCCGGCAAGAACGCCCTCTTTGACTACCAGGTGCCCAGCGTGGTCTACACCGGCCCCGAGTGGGCCGGGGTGGGGCTTACGGAGGAGGAAGCGGGGAAGGCGGGGTATAAGGTCAAGGTGGGGAGGTTTCCCCTCTCCGCCAGCGGCCGGGCCCTCACCCTAGGAGGCGCAGAGGGCCTCATCAAGGTGGTGGGGGACGCGGAAACCGACCTTCTCCTGGGCGTCTTCATGGTGGGGCCCCAGGCGGGAGAGCTCATCGCCGAGGCCACCTTGGCCCTGGAGATGGGGGCCACGGTTTCCGACCTGGGCCTCACCATCCACCCCCATCCCACCCTCTCCGAAGGCCTCATGGAGGCGGCGGAGGCCTTGCACAAACAGGCCATCCACATCCTGAGCCGCTAGCGGAGGCCCAGAAGCCCGTAAAGCCCCGCCCCCAGGAAAACCGCAAGGCCCAGGTTCCCCGTAAGCCGGGCTCCCAGATAGGCGCCCAAGAGGGCCAAGGCAGCGCGGAGCCACTCGGGGGAAGGGGGCGGGTTAAAGGCGGAGACCAGGAAAAGGGCCACCACCAGGGCCGGCCCTGCCTGGCCCGCCCTTAGGCTGCCTTCCCCCCGCCAGGGCAGGAAGCGGAGGAGAAAGGTGCCCAGAGCCAGGAGGAAAAGGGCCAGGGTCATGGCCGCCTCCAGAGAAGCCCGATGCCCCCCGCCAAGAAAAGGCCCCAGGCCGTCTGGCCTAGGAGGTGGAAGGCCAGGGCCACCCCACCTGCCAGGAGGGCCACCGGATTCCTTAAGTGGGGAAGGGCCAGGAGAAGGAAAAGGGCAGGAAGGGCAAAGGAAAGGGCCTCCCCTAGGACCGGCCAGGCCAATAGCCCCTTGGCCCCCAAGGCCCCGAGGGCAGTGCCCAGGTTCCAGGAGAGGTAGGCGCCCAAGCCCAGACCCAGGAAGTAGCCCCGCCTCCTTTCCAGAAGGAGGCCAGGTAGTGCCCTTAGGGCCAGGGCAAACACCTCATCGGTGAGGAAGAA from Thermus caldifontis encodes the following:
- a CDS encoding thiamine pyrophosphate-dependent dehydrogenase E1 component subunit alpha; this encodes MVKDTHRFQPFTPEPIRLMGEKGEWLGDFPLDLDEDRLRRLYRDMLAARMLDERYTILIRTGKTSFIAPAAGHEAAQVAIAHAIRKGFDWVFPYYRDHGLALALGLPLKEIFGQMLATRADPNKGRQMPEHPGSKALNYFTVASPIASHVPPAAGAAISMKLLGTGQVAVCTFGDGATSEGDWYAGINFAAVQGAPAVFIAENNFYAISVDYGRQTHSPTIADKAHAFGIPGYLVDGMDVLAAYYVVKEAVERARMGEGPSLVELRVYRYGPHSSADDDSRYRPREEVEAWRKRDPILRFRRFLEERGLWNLEWEEELKEAIRAEQEKALKEAEEAGPVPPEWMFADVFSEKPWHLRRQEALLREEL
- a CDS encoding 23S rRNA (pseudouridine(1915)-N(3))-methyltransferase RlmH, coding for MRLRVVAVGKPRLAYARLGVEEYAHRIQKYAPLEVHFVKEARELLPRAEGYRKVVLDERGKLFTTEGLLEELRRFEGERVAFLVGGAEGYPEGVRERADLLLSLSPLTLQHELALLILMEQLYRLFTLRAGHPYHRP
- a CDS encoding biotin--[acetyl-CoA-carboxylase] ligase, which produces MPSLLDLLTEAYQSGEALAQKLGVSRQAVSKEARRLLAEGFPVEVGRQGYRIRPGTPLPHLFHPLGRLGRPYRYLGRVGSTQDVLRAWAEEGAGEGALVLAEVQERGRGRQGRPWESRPGESLTFSLLLRPALPLSTLGLLPLVAGLALWRAVGVGGLKWPNDLLAPDGRKLAGVLLEAKAEGEEVAYVLLGVGVNVEWAPEGAAALKEFSQASRREVLSGFLLHLENLLPLLENPEALLALYRKASYTLGQRVRVQTARGLVEGVAEDVLPDGSLLVGGVKVGAGDVALLGFPP
- a CDS encoding type II toxin-antitoxin system HicB family antitoxin — its product is MRLKVVLEKSEEGGYTVYVPALPGCISEGDTLEEALANIREAIALYLEPLEEKLPENAELAEVEV
- a CDS encoding DUF2203 domain-containing protein, which gives rise to MFARIFTKEEADALLPEIRRILGQMRQNRKELQEAQARLPEARGLERRNLEEEVRFLLGSLEADARYLASLGVFLKDLDRGLVDFPARIGGEVVFLCWQEGEPEVAHYHPLAGGFAQRRPLQEASLPPTPSHPGETRPGA
- a CDS encoding branched-chain amino acid transport; translation: MTLALFLLALGTFLLRFLPWRGEGSLRAGQAGPALVVALFLVSAFNPPPSPEWLRAALALLGAYLGARLTGNLGLAVFLGAGLYGLLGLR
- a CDS encoding alpha-ketoacid dehydrogenase subunit beta, coding for MALMTMVQALNRALDEEMALDPKVVVLGEDVGKRGGVFLVTEGLLQKYGPDRVMDTPLSEAAIVGAALGMAAHGLRPVAEIQFADYIFPGFDQLASQVAKLRYRSGGQFTAPLVVRMPSGGGVKGGHHHSQSPEAHFVHTAGLKVVAVSTPYDAKGLLKAAIRDEDPVVFLEPKRLYRSVKEEVPEEDYTLPIGKAAIRREGKDLTLIGYGTVMPEVLQAAEELEKAGVSAEVLDLRTLMPWDYEAVMNSVAKTGRAVLVSDAPRHASFISEVAATLAEDILDMLLAPPIRVTGFDTPYPYAQDKLYLPTVTRILNAAKRALDY
- a CDS encoding type II toxin-antitoxin system HicA family toxin; its protein translation is MSYKRVVKALEKAGFQVVRQRGSHIRMEKEVGEKRIIVIVPAHIPIKRSTLAHILKDAQLPLEEFLDLI
- the lpdA gene encoding dihydrolipoyl dehydrogenase, which encodes MKTYNLIVIGTGPGGYHAAIRGAQLGLKVLAVEAAEVGGVCLNVGCIPTKALLHAAETLHHLKAAEGFGLKAKPELDFGKLGAWRDGVVKKLTGGVAGLLKGNKVELLRGFARFKGPKEIEVNGETYGAKSLILATGSEPMPLKGFPFGEDVWDSTRALRVEEGIPRRLLVIGGGAVGLELGQIYRRLGSEVTLIEYMPEILPAGDRETAALLRKALEKEGLRVRTGTKAVGYEKKKDGLHVLLEPAQGGNQEEIVVDKILVAVGRKPRTEGLGLEKAGVKVDERGFIQVNARMETSAFGVYAIGDVARPPLLAHKAMREGLVAAENAAGKNALFDYQVPSVVYTGPEWAGVGLTEEEAGKAGYKVKVGRFPLSASGRALTLGGAEGLIKVVGDAETDLLLGVFMVGPQAGELIAEATLALEMGATVSDLGLTIHPHPTLSEGLMEAAEALHKQAIHILSR
- a CDS encoding dihydrolipoamide acetyltransferase family protein — translated: MPKEILMPELAESVVEGEILKWLVEEGDYLKKDQPFVEVMTDKVTVELPSPYEGVLLKKLAKEGEVVKVHAPIALLAEPGEVVTEAKEEKAPPVQAIEERSIVEPGLPPKEEKEDLSLFKPDTTQVAVKNPFLEAQGEAPKEGPGPGRILAVPAARKLARELGIPLEAIPGSGPMGRIRVEDVRAYAERLKAQAAPPPEVPREAPAPLPSGFPPPPRYTPPKGYEGLEERVPLRGIRRTIAQGLWQSHLYTVRTLNVDEADLTELVALRERLKPEAERQGVKLTYLPFIFKAVVRALKKFPMLNASLDEERQEIVYKRYYHLGLAVATERGLIVPVVRDADRKNILELAQEIAELSAKAREGRLSPEEVTGSTFTVTNIGSVGALMSFPIINVPEAAILGVHSIRKRPWVMPDGSIQARDIMYLSLSFDHRLVDGAEAASFTREVIRLLENPDLLLLEM
- a CDS encoding metallopeptidase family protein: MTYEAFVALVERLWAEIPEAFKRGLQGVHVLPQAKPELGLRGVWRLGEYLDPGPPSAFRGFEGLGRHIALYYGSFRKVAGPGFDWEGEVWETLLHELRHHLESLAGRDELVQEDLRRLAEFRRGGRG
- a CDS encoding AzlC family ABC transporter permease; translated protein: MRQGLKAAWPIALGYFPVAVAFGALGAQAGLGYLWFQLTSLLVFAGASQFALVGLLAQGVPPLLAATLGLLLNLRHAFYGPALRPYLKGGPLEAFFLTDEVFALALRALPGLLLERRRGYFLGLGLGAYLSWNLGTALGALGAKGLLAWPVLGEALSFALPALFLLLALPHLRNPVALLAGGVALAFHLLGQTAWGLFLAGGIGLLWRRP